From the Roseibium salinum genome, one window contains:
- a CDS encoding methylated-DNA--[protein]-cysteine S-methyltransferase, with the protein MLIEAGRQVAAYLDGRLKTFDLPLAPRGGELHQAVFRAMLAIPYGQTRTYGDLAKELNTYGQPIGQACGANPIPIIIPCHRILSANGLGGYSGDGGLDTKIALLKLEGGFPFLL; encoded by the coding sequence TTGCTGATAGAGGCCGGCCGGCAGGTGGCGGCCTATCTTGACGGCCGCCTGAAGACATTTGACCTGCCGCTGGCTCCCCGGGGCGGCGAACTGCATCAGGCGGTGTTCAGGGCGATGCTGGCAATTCCCTACGGCCAGACCAGGACCTATGGCGACCTTGCGAAGGAGCTCAACACATACGGCCAGCCCATCGGGCAGGCCTGCGGAGCCAACCCCATCCCGATCATCATTCCCTGCCATCGGATCCTGTCGGCAAACGGCCTGGGCGGCTACTCGGGCGACGGCGGCCTCGACACGAAGATCGCCCTCCTGAAGCTGGAAGGCGGGTTCCCGTTCCTGCTTTGA
- a CDS encoding co-chaperone GroES, which yields MTFRPLQDRILVRRIEADEKTPGGIIIPDTAKEKPQEGEVVAVGPGARDDSGSVMAPDVKVGDRVLFGKWSGTEVRLGGEDLLIMKEADVLGVLEGSQRASQAA from the coding sequence ATGACGTTCCGTCCACTACAGGACCGTATTCTGGTACGCCGCATCGAGGCTGACGAAAAGACGCCCGGCGGTATCATCATTCCCGACACAGCCAAGGAAAAACCGCAGGAGGGCGAGGTGGTCGCCGTAGGCCCCGGTGCGCGCGACGACAGCGGCAGCGTGATGGCGCCCGATGTCAAGGTCGGCGACCGCGTCCTCTTCGGCAAGTGGTCCGGCACCGAAGTCAGACTGGGCGGCGAAGACCTTCTGATCATGAAGGAAGCCGATGTGCTCGGTGTGCTTGAGGGAAGCCAGCGCGCAAGTCAGGCCGCCTGA
- a CDS encoding LacI family DNA-binding transcriptional regulator — MSEDNGSKSPPPELPPRPGKRLTLGHIADQLGISTATVSLALRDSPLVAEETREKVKQTAQEIGYIYNRSAASLRTSRSQIVGVAVHDILNPYFAEVFSALEDVLEEQGQMIFICNHRDDVKRQRAFVNTLLQHRADGLILCPSVGTSAEEINRLVDQGLPVTLVAREVPGVWAPCVRGDDLSGTYQITRHLLAQGHTRIAMVGGRRGSSTGLLRNAGWRNALQEAGIDPDEQIDLPELMTQADGRAAVPRILEAEVQPTAIVGFNDLVAFGLMTTLRRLGIEPGPDMAITGYDDIDGADARTPALTTVSNQPDKIGRLAALTLLRQIAGERVPNKPIVIEPELRVRESAPPPGVRLAPRLAE, encoded by the coding sequence ATGTCTGAAGACAACGGATCCAAGTCTCCGCCGCCGGAGTTGCCGCCAAGACCCGGGAAGCGGCTGACGCTTGGACATATTGCCGACCAGCTCGGCATCTCGACCGCGACCGTTTCCCTGGCCTTGAGGGACAGTCCGCTGGTCGCGGAGGAAACGCGCGAAAAGGTCAAGCAGACAGCCCAGGAGATCGGATATATCTATAACCGGTCCGCGGCTTCGTTGCGCACTTCGCGCAGCCAGATCGTGGGCGTGGCCGTTCACGACATCCTTAATCCGTATTTCGCCGAAGTGTTTTCCGCGCTCGAGGACGTGCTCGAAGAACAGGGGCAGATGATCTTCATCTGCAACCACCGCGACGACGTGAAACGGCAGCGGGCCTTCGTGAACACGCTCCTGCAGCACAGGGCGGACGGGCTGATCCTCTGTCCGTCGGTGGGTACGTCGGCGGAGGAAATCAACCGCCTGGTCGACCAGGGCCTGCCCGTAACGCTCGTGGCGCGTGAGGTTCCGGGCGTCTGGGCGCCCTGCGTGCGCGGCGATGACCTCTCCGGGACCTATCAGATCACCAGGCATTTGCTCGCCCAGGGCCACACACGGATCGCAATGGTCGGCGGCCGGCGGGGCAGTTCGACGGGGCTGCTCAGGAATGCGGGCTGGCGCAATGCCCTGCAGGAGGCTGGGATCGACCCGGACGAACAGATCGACCTGCCCGAACTGATGACGCAGGCCGACGGGCGGGCGGCGGTTCCCAGGATCCTGGAAGCAGAAGTCCAGCCGACGGCCATCGTCGGCTTCAACGATCTGGTGGCCTTCGGCCTGATGACGACCTTGCGCCGTCTGGGCATCGAGCCGGGTCCGGACATGGCGATTACCGGCTATGACGACATCGACGGTGCCGATGCCCGTACGCCGGCCCTGACCACCGTTTCCAACCAGCCGGACAAGATCGGCCGGCTGGCGGCGCTGACACTTCTCAGGCAGATCGCGGGCGAGCGTGTGCCCAACAAGCCGATCGTTATCGAACCTGAACTGAGGGTGCGGGAAAGCGCTCCTCCGCCGGGCGTCCGTCTGGCGCCCAGACTGGCCGAATAG
- the chrA gene encoding chromate efflux transporter, protein MQTDQHSRETEPAQVNARPSLAEITRVSVKVGLLSFGGPAAQISVMHQEFVENRKWLSEDRFLHALNYCMLLPGPEAQQMATYCGWLSGRMLGGLIAGLLFILPGAFAMAVVSYVYAAYADTSVIAAIFYGVKAGVLAIVLQALLRIGKKALKSRLAWIICGASFCALFFFSVPFPLVIIGAGLLGLVLGSAPNTELADEDAPAAKASAASSVRTLVVGLALWGAPPLAAAVLLAPGNVLVEVAEFFSLLAVVSFGGAYALLSYMAQVAVETKAWLGAGEMLDGLGLAETTPGPLILVTQFVGFLAGWREPTPFSSLTGACLAAAMTTWVTFAPSFLFVLTGAPWMERLRGNRKLAKALNAITAAVAGTILNLAIWFAVNVLFAETRTLSYGALEVLWPDVTSLDPILAGIALLAAFLVFAAKRGMATVLAVTAALGFLAKTLPG, encoded by the coding sequence ATGCAGACAGACCAACACTCACGGGAAACCGAACCGGCACAGGTCAATGCGCGCCCCTCGCTTGCCGAGATCACCAGGGTTTCCGTGAAAGTGGGGCTGTTGTCCTTCGGGGGCCCGGCCGCGCAGATCTCCGTCATGCATCAGGAGTTCGTCGAAAACCGCAAGTGGCTCTCCGAGGACCGGTTCCTGCACGCCCTCAACTACTGCATGCTGCTGCCCGGCCCCGAAGCCCAGCAGATGGCAACCTATTGCGGCTGGCTGAGCGGACGGATGCTCGGAGGGCTGATCGCGGGTCTCCTGTTCATATTGCCCGGCGCCTTCGCCATGGCGGTGGTCAGCTATGTCTATGCCGCCTACGCGGACACATCCGTTATCGCGGCGATCTTCTATGGTGTGAAGGCGGGCGTTCTGGCGATCGTCCTGCAGGCTCTTCTCAGGATAGGCAAGAAAGCACTCAAATCGCGCCTTGCCTGGATCATCTGCGGCGCATCCTTTTGCGCCCTGTTTTTCTTCTCCGTGCCATTTCCGCTGGTGATTATCGGCGCGGGCCTTCTGGGCCTCGTGCTCGGGTCCGCCCCGAATACGGAACTTGCGGACGAGGATGCGCCGGCGGCGAAAGCGTCCGCCGCTTCCTCCGTCAGGACACTGGTCGTCGGCCTTGCGCTCTGGGGCGCTCCGCCTCTCGCGGCGGCCGTGCTGCTTGCTCCCGGCAACGTTCTTGTCGAGGTGGCGGAGTTCTTTTCGCTGCTGGCGGTGGTCAGCTTCGGCGGCGCCTATGCCTTGCTCAGCTACATGGCCCAGGTGGCCGTCGAAACCAAAGCCTGGCTCGGCGCGGGGGAAATGCTCGACGGACTGGGGCTTGCCGAGACGACGCCCGGCCCGCTGATTCTGGTCACGCAGTTCGTCGGATTTCTGGCGGGCTGGCGCGAACCGACTCCGTTTTCCTCGCTCACGGGCGCCTGCCTCGCCGCGGCGATGACCACCTGGGTGACGTTCGCCCCAAGCTTCCTGTTCGTCCTCACCGGCGCGCCCTGGATGGAAAGACTGCGCGGCAACCGGAAGCTGGCAAAAGCATTGAACGCCATTACCGCGGCGGTGGCCGGAACGATCCTCAATCTGGCGATCTGGTTTGCCGTGAACGTTCTCTTTGCCGAGACCAGAACCCTGAGCTACGGCGCCCTTGAAGTTCTCTGGCCCGACGTCACCAGCCTGGACCCCATCCTTGCCGGGATTGCCCTCCTGGCGGCTTTCCTGGTTTTTGCGGCAAAGCGCGGCATGGCGACGGTGCTGGCGGTGACGGCAGCGCTCGGCTTTCTCGCCAAGACCTTACCGGGATGA
- a CDS encoding MFS transporter, with translation MNAKAARRVVSATFFLCGTLIGMWASRIPDIKNATGLDEGGFGMLLLVMACGAFVAFPFTGILIDRMGAAPVSKGLAVAVVAAFTMIGLAPTTPLLAAAMFLSGFCFGALDVAMNGWGAEVEKVFGRPVMSSFHGLYSLGAGVSAAAGGAAIGMDLGVALHFVLWAAMSVPFIVWICLESWPNMDGAAEKSGKAPLLALPKGALVLVGLIALVAALGEGAVTDWAALYQIEDLGYAESIAPTAFTVFSIAMVIMRLAGDRVIARYGPVPVARMSGVVALLGCLLLVSGYSLWVVWAGCFVMGLGYAVLFPLAMSRAASDPHMSKGAALAAVATLGYGAFLFGPPLLGFIGDAFSLRASFGAVAVLTLTLPFLAGALKVRA, from the coding sequence ATGAATGCTAAGGCCGCGCGCCGCGTAGTTTCGGCGACCTTTTTCCTGTGCGGAACGCTCATCGGAATGTGGGCGTCCAGGATTCCGGATATCAAGAATGCGACGGGACTGGATGAGGGCGGTTTCGGCATGCTGCTGCTGGTCATGGCTTGCGGCGCCTTCGTCGCCTTTCCCTTCACAGGGATCCTCATCGACCGGATGGGCGCGGCGCCCGTCAGCAAGGGGCTCGCCGTCGCGGTGGTCGCCGCCTTCACGATGATCGGTCTCGCGCCGACGACGCCCCTGCTGGCCGCCGCGATGTTCCTGTCCGGATTCTGCTTCGGTGCGCTGGACGTTGCCATGAACGGATGGGGAGCTGAGGTCGAGAAGGTGTTCGGCCGGCCGGTCATGTCCTCCTTCCACGGTCTCTACAGTCTCGGGGCGGGGGTATCCGCCGCCGCCGGAGGTGCCGCGATCGGGATGGATCTCGGCGTTGCGCTGCATTTCGTGCTGTGGGCGGCGATGTCCGTACCGTTTATCGTCTGGATCTGCCTTGAGTCCTGGCCCAACATGGACGGTGCGGCTGAAAAAAGCGGCAAGGCGCCGCTACTTGCGTTGCCGAAGGGGGCCCTGGTTCTTGTCGGGCTGATCGCCCTTGTGGCGGCGCTGGGGGAGGGGGCCGTCACCGATTGGGCAGCGCTTTACCAGATCGAGGACCTCGGCTATGCGGAATCGATCGCCCCGACCGCTTTTACCGTGTTTTCCATTGCCATGGTCATCATGCGGCTGGCCGGTGACAGGGTCATTGCGCGCTACGGCCCCGTGCCGGTTGCACGCATGAGCGGCGTGGTCGCCCTGCTGGGCTGCCTGCTCCTGGTCTCCGGTTACAGCCTCTGGGTGGTCTGGGCAGGGTGTTTCGTGATGGGGCTCGGCTATGCCGTTCTCTTCCCGCTGGCCATGTCCCGCGCCGCCAGCGATCCGCACATGTCCAAGGGCGCGGCGCTGGCCGCGGTTGCCACGCTTGGCTACGGCGCCTTTCTGTTCGGGCCGCCCCTGCTTGGGTTTATCGGAGACGCCTTCTCGCTCAGAGCCTCCTTCGGTGCAGTGGCCGTCCTGACCCTGACGCTGCCATTCCTGGCCGGGGCGCTGAAGGTGAGGGCCTGA
- the groL gene encoding chaperonin GroEL (60 kDa chaperone family; promotes refolding of misfolded polypeptides especially under stressful conditions; forms two stacked rings of heptamers to form a barrel-shaped 14mer; ends can be capped by GroES; misfolded proteins enter the barrel where they are refolded when GroES binds), producing the protein MVAKEVRFHTDARERMIRGVDVLANAVKVTLGPKGRNVLLEKSFGAPRITKDGVSVAKEIELTDKFENMGAQMVRSVASKTSDVAGDGTTTATVLAQCIVKEGAKAVAAGMNPMDLKRGIDKAVEAVVGELKGKARKIGHNSEIAQVGTISANGDAAIGRFLADAMEKVGNDGVITVEEAKTAETELEVVEGMQFDRGYLSPYFVTDQEKLRVEFDDPYILIHEKKLSNLQAMLPILEAVVQSGRPLLLIAEDIEGEALATLVVNKLRGGLKVAAVKAPGFGDRRKAMLQDIATLTGGTAISEDLGIKLENVTLEMLGRAKKVVVEKDNTTIVDGAGTKEDIQGRVAQIKQQIEDTTSDYDREKLQERLAKLAGGIAVIRVGGSTETEVKERKDRVDDAMHATRAAVEEGILPGGGVALLRASGVLDALKVDNDDQKHGVAIVRRALEQPVRQIAENAGEDGSIIVGKLRDKPDFEFGWNAQTGEFGDLYSQGVIDPVKVVRTALQDAASVASLLVTTEAMVAEKPKKEEDAQPMPSGMGY; encoded by the coding sequence ATGGTTGCCAAGGAAGTGCGGTTCCATACCGATGCGCGCGAGCGCATGATCAGGGGTGTCGATGTCCTCGCCAATGCGGTGAAGGTCACTCTGGGGCCGAAAGGTCGCAATGTGCTGCTGGAAAAATCCTTCGGCGCGCCGCGGATCACCAAGGACGGGGTGAGCGTCGCGAAGGAAATCGAGCTCACCGACAAGTTCGAGAACATGGGCGCGCAGATGGTGCGCTCGGTCGCCTCCAAGACCAGCGACGTTGCCGGCGACGGAACGACCACTGCCACCGTTCTCGCCCAATGCATCGTCAAGGAAGGGGCCAAGGCGGTAGCCGCCGGCATGAACCCGATGGATCTCAAGCGGGGCATCGACAAGGCTGTCGAGGCCGTGGTGGGCGAACTGAAGGGCAAGGCCCGCAAGATCGGCCACAACAGCGAAATCGCCCAGGTCGGGACGATCTCGGCCAATGGCGACGCGGCGATCGGCCGTTTCCTCGCCGACGCGATGGAGAAGGTCGGCAATGATGGGGTGATCACGGTCGAAGAGGCCAAGACGGCGGAAACCGAACTCGAAGTGGTCGAAGGCATGCAGTTCGACCGTGGCTATCTTTCCCCCTATTTCGTCACCGATCAGGAGAAGCTGCGGGTCGAATTCGACGATCCCTATATCCTGATTCACGAGAAGAAACTGTCGAATCTGCAGGCGATGTTGCCGATCCTGGAAGCGGTGGTGCAGTCCGGCAGGCCGCTCCTGCTCATTGCCGAGGACATCGAGGGCGAGGCGCTGGCGACGCTGGTTGTCAACAAGCTGCGCGGCGGACTGAAGGTGGCCGCCGTCAAGGCACCCGGGTTCGGCGACCGCCGCAAGGCGATGCTGCAGGACATCGCGACGCTGACCGGCGGTACGGCGATATCCGAGGATCTCGGCATCAAGCTTGAGAACGTCACGCTGGAGATGCTGGGCCGGGCCAAGAAGGTGGTGGTCGAGAAAGACAACACCACGATCGTCGACGGCGCAGGCACGAAGGAAGACATCCAGGGCCGCGTCGCGCAGATCAAGCAGCAGATCGAGGATACCACCTCCGACTATGATCGCGAGAAATTGCAGGAACGTCTTGCCAAGCTGGCCGGCGGCATTGCGGTCATTCGCGTGGGCGGTTCGACGGAAACCGAGGTGAAGGAGCGCAAGGACCGTGTGGACGACGCCATGCACGCCACACGCGCGGCGGTCGAGGAAGGCATACTGCCGGGCGGCGGCGTCGCCCTCTTGCGCGCGTCCGGGGTTCTGGATGCTCTCAAGGTGGACAATGACGACCAGAAACACGGCGTCGCCATCGTCCGCCGCGCACTCGAGCAGCCCGTCCGCCAGATCGCGGAAAATGCCGGGGAGGACGGATCGATCATCGTCGGCAAGCTGCGGGACAAGCCGGATTTCGAATTCGGCTGGAACGCGCAGACCGGCGAATTCGGCGACCTGTACAGCCAGGGCGTCATCGATCCGGTGAAGGTGGTGCGGACCGCCTTGCAGGACGCGGCCTCCGTCGCCTCTCTCCTGGTCACCACCGAGGCCATGGTCGCCGAAAAGCCGAAGAAGGAAGAGGACGCTCAGCCCATGCCCTCCGGCATGGGCTACTGA
- a CDS encoding MarR family winged helix-turn-helix transcriptional regulator, protein MAFNYKKSITFRLVQAAKAQRVRSGSHLMRIGLHPGQELVLKVLADTDGRTMSELALALGVQPPTVTKMVTRLSAHGYVRRQASDKDGRLARVHLTDKGRDLVTSVDRAWKRLEREAMSGLDDKDRKKLRKLLRQVEKNLSISVDEDPDHEADLDGDTDDAGKKEKEGKEKELSAA, encoded by the coding sequence ATGGCTTTCAACTACAAGAAAAGCATAACATTTCGTCTGGTTCAGGCCGCGAAAGCCCAACGCGTCCGCTCCGGATCGCACCTGATGCGGATCGGATTGCATCCGGGGCAGGAACTCGTTCTGAAGGTGCTGGCCGATACGGACGGGCGCACCATGAGCGAGCTGGCACTCGCCCTCGGCGTCCAGCCGCCCACCGTGACCAAGATGGTGACCCGGCTTTCCGCCCATGGTTATGTCCGCCGCCAGGCTTCCGACAAGGATGGGCGTCTCGCCCGGGTTCATCTGACGGACAAGGGCCGCGACCTGGTGACATCTGTCGACAGGGCATGGAAGCGGCTGGAACGCGAGGCCATGTCCGGGCTCGACGACAAGGACCGCAAGAAGCTGCGCAAGCTCCTGCGTCAGGTGGAAAAGAACCTGTCGATTTCGGTCGATGAGGATCCGGATCACGAAGCCGATCTGGACGGCGATACGGACGATGCGGGAAAAAAGGAAAAAGAGGGCAAGGAAAAAGAGCTCTCTGCCGCTTGA
- a CDS encoding L,D-transpeptidase, producing the protein MELDRRGFLAGTAAVAGTLMMPHTASANAAANAYFTGYRKDNGFQYRTTNFKRIDPVWHRQMVKYFSPEPPGTVVVDTSNHFLYWIWENNTALRYGVGVGREGFQWFGRARIDRKALWPRWVPPPEMRERQPDLPRLVEGGAADNPLGPRALYLYRDGSDLGYRLHGTLEPWSIGRDVSSGCIRMFPEDVVDLYQRCPKGTAVLVLEHLGAGVDADAG; encoded by the coding sequence ATGGAACTCGACCGCCGTGGATTTCTGGCAGGGACTGCCGCCGTCGCCGGCACATTGATGATGCCGCACACGGCCTCGGCCAATGCTGCCGCGAATGCTTATTTTACCGGGTACCGGAAGGATAACGGCTTCCAATACCGCACGACGAACTTCAAGCGCATCGATCCGGTCTGGCACCGGCAGATGGTGAAGTATTTCAGTCCCGAACCGCCGGGAACCGTGGTCGTCGATACCTCCAATCACTTCCTTTACTGGATCTGGGAAAACAACACGGCGCTCAGATACGGCGTCGGTGTCGGCCGCGAAGGCTTTCAATGGTTCGGCCGTGCGCGCATCGACCGCAAGGCGCTGTGGCCCCGCTGGGTTCCGCCGCCCGAAATGCGCGAGCGTCAGCCGGATCTTCCGCGTCTCGTGGAAGGCGGGGCGGCGGACAACCCGCTGGGTCCGCGGGCGCTGTATCTTTACCGCGACGGATCGGACCTCGGTTACCGGCTGCACGGCACGCTGGAGCCTTGGAGTATCGGGCGCGACGTTTCCAGCGGCTGCATCCGGATGTTCCCGGAAGATGTCGTCGATCTCTACCAGCGCTGCCCGAAGGGGACGGCCGTGCTTGTGCTCGAGCATCTCGGCGCCGGTGTCGATGCCGATGCGGGCTGA
- a CDS encoding OmpA family protein — MNILTGRFGRGAAVALLCGFGLAACNTSGNFSTPDVTNARAAGFVDISPGSEEEFIVNVGRRIYFEQGSASITDEARMTLENQATWLKNNKNWLVKIQGHADDPGSEAAQETLSTQRADAVMAELAKLGVDRKRMWTKGYGVERPVTDCDALSCQVQNRRVVVNLRDEFDESAPQYR; from the coding sequence TTGAATATATTGACGGGCCGTTTCGGCCGGGGCGCGGCGGTCGCTCTTCTGTGTGGTTTCGGGTTGGCAGCCTGCAACACCTCAGGCAACTTTTCCACGCCGGACGTAACGAACGCGCGCGCGGCCGGGTTCGTGGATATTTCTCCGGGATCTGAGGAGGAATTCATTGTCAATGTCGGCCGGCGCATCTATTTCGAGCAAGGCTCGGCCAGCATCACCGACGAGGCGCGGATGACCCTTGAGAACCAGGCCACCTGGCTCAAGAACAACAAGAACTGGCTCGTCAAGATCCAGGGTCACGCGGACGATCCGGGCAGCGAGGCGGCCCAGGAAACGCTCTCCACACAGCGGGCCGACGCCGTGATGGCCGAACTTGCAAAGCTCGGCGTGGACCGCAAGCGGATGTGGACCAAGGGATACGGCGTGGAACGCCCGGTGACGGATTGCGATGCTTTGAGCTGTCAGGTGCAAAACCGGCGCGTGGTGGTCAATCTGCGGGACGAGTTCGACGAATCGGCCCCGCAGTACCGCTGA
- a CDS encoding creatininase family protein → MLPKRFWHEMTTVDFHDPDRGNWIAVLPVAAVEQHGPHLPVSTDTAIAEGQIRRVVELLPQALPVTFLPVQAVGKSDEHISFPGTLTLSWDTATRCWLEIGESIARTGIRKLVLINAHGGNVPVLDIVARELRVKHDMFVTATNWLRFGQPDGLFPEDEFAYGIHGGDIETSLMLHLHPELVRMDLAEDFTSQQQSFQQEFKHLRGHGKAQFGWKTEDLNPAGALGNAARATPEKGRLSLDHAATGFVDLLQDIHAYDLGRLGTPLAQ, encoded by the coding sequence ATGCTGCCCAAGCGCTTCTGGCATGAGATGACCACGGTCGATTTTCACGACCCGGACCGCGGAAACTGGATCGCGGTGCTGCCGGTCGCGGCGGTCGAGCAGCACGGACCGCATCTGCCCGTCTCGACGGACACGGCCATCGCGGAAGGACAGATCCGGCGCGTCGTGGAACTGTTGCCGCAAGCCCTGCCGGTGACGTTTCTGCCTGTCCAGGCCGTCGGCAAATCCGACGAACACATTTCCTTTCCGGGCACCTTGACCCTCTCCTGGGACACGGCGACCCGGTGCTGGCTGGAGATCGGCGAAAGCATTGCCCGCACGGGCATCCGCAAGCTGGTGCTGATCAACGCCCATGGCGGCAACGTTCCGGTACTCGACATCGTCGCGAGGGAACTGCGCGTCAAGCACGATATGTTCGTCACGGCGACCAACTGGCTGCGCTTCGGCCAGCCGGACGGGCTTTTTCCGGAAGACGAATTTGCCTACGGCATTCACGGCGGCGACATCGAAACGTCGCTGATGCTTCACCTGCACCCGGAACTGGTGCGCATGGACCTGGCGGAGGATTTCACCTCCCAGCAGCAAAGCTTCCAGCAGGAATTCAAACACCTGCGCGGCCACGGCAAGGCGCAGTTCGGCTGGAAAACGGAGGACCTCAATCCTGCCGGAGCCCTCGGCAATGCGGCCCGGGCGACGCCCGAGAAGGGCCGCCTGTCGCTGGATCATGCCGCAACAGGTTTCGTCGATCTGCTTCAGGACATCCACGCCTACGACCTTGGTCGCCTCGGGACGCCACTCGCCCAATAG
- a CDS encoding DMT family transporter, producing MVHDSQKRSESGAAASVAPLAGIGLIVLACLCFAFLDATAKYLSTSMPTLQIVWIRFVSHVFLALVLFRVWKTPSLLKTGRPVLQIVRAFCLLGTTICNFLAVRYLQLAETMSIMFAGPFVITALAGPLLGEWAGIRRWVAIIIGFIGVLVVTRPGMGGMHWAALYSVAAMCLYAFYALLTRRLTATDGSAGMLIISGIVAAIAMTPAGLSVWVTPPDLQTWALMLATGALGAGGHFLFIMAHRIAPAPVLAPFIYTQIVWMITLGFVIFADVPTPTTIVGAAIVVGSGLYILYRERVKGI from the coding sequence ATGGTGCATGACAGTCAGAAACGCTCCGAAAGCGGCGCCGCGGCATCCGTGGCGCCCCTTGCCGGGATCGGTCTCATCGTTCTGGCCTGCCTGTGTTTCGCCTTTCTGGATGCAACGGCGAAATACCTGTCGACCAGCATGCCGACGCTGCAGATCGTCTGGATTCGATTTGTCAGCCACGTTTTCCTGGCGCTGGTCCTGTTTCGGGTCTGGAAAACGCCTTCCCTTTTGAAGACCGGGCGCCCCGTCCTGCAGATCGTGCGCGCCTTCTGCCTGCTGGGAACGACGATCTGCAACTTTCTCGCCGTGCGTTATCTGCAGCTGGCGGAGACCATGTCCATCATGTTTGCCGGCCCGTTCGTGATCACCGCCCTGGCCGGGCCGCTGCTCGGCGAGTGGGCGGGCATCCGGCGCTGGGTGGCGATCATCATCGGCTTCATCGGCGTGCTTGTGGTCACCCGGCCGGGCATGGGCGGCATGCACTGGGCGGCGCTCTATTCGGTCGCCGCCATGTGCCTTTATGCTTTTTACGCGCTGCTGACCCGGCGGCTGACGGCGACGGACGGGTCCGCGGGAATGCTGATCATTTCCGGTATCGTCGCCGCCATTGCGATGACGCCGGCCGGCCTGTCGGTCTGGGTTACGCCGCCGGATCTTCAGACCTGGGCCCTGATGCTCGCCACCGGAGCCCTGGGCGCCGGCGGGCATTTCCTGTTCATCATGGCCCACCGGATTGCGCCGGCGCCGGTTCTCGCGCCGTTCATATACACGCAGATCGTCTGGATGATCACGCTCGGCTTTGTGATCTTCGCCGACGTCCCCACCCCGACCACCATCGTGGGGGCGGCCATCGTGGTCGGATCGGGTCTCTACATTCTCTACCGGGAACGGGTGAAGGGTATCTAG